The following proteins come from a genomic window of Oncorhynchus mykiss isolate Arlee chromosome 19, USDA_OmykA_1.1, whole genome shotgun sequence:
- the LOC110497720 gene encoding JNK1/MAPK8-associated membrane protein isoform X1: protein MAVAMSSTCPGLYCGKTLINGSFDGECGVCPRGERTSMQKICEKCTESPELYDWLYLGFMAMLPLVLHWFFIEWYSGKKSSSALFQHITALFECSAAAVLTLLVNDPVGLLSIRSCRVQMLSDWYTMLYNPSPDYVTTLHCTQEAVFPLYTMVLIYYAFCLVFMMLLRPLLVKKIACGLGKSDRFKSIYAALYFFPILTVLQAVGGGLLYYAFPYIILVLSLVTLAVYMSASEIQSFKNLIAKKKRLVVLFSHWLLHAYGIISISRLDKLEQDLPLLALVPGPALFYLLTARFTEPSRILSEGGNGH from the exons ATGG CAGTAGCTATGAGTTCAACTTGTCCGGGACTGTATTGCGGCAAGACGTTAATAAATGGCTCCTTTGATGGAGAATGTGGG GTATGtcccagaggagagaggactagcATGCAGAAGATCTGTGAGAAGTGTACAGAATCCCCTGAACTTTATGACTGGCTGTACCTGGGCTTCATGGCAATGCTGCCACTGGTTCTACACTGGTTCTTCATTGAGTGGTATTCTGGAAAGAAAAG CTCCAGTGCCCTCTTCCAACACATAACTGCCCTGTTTGAGTGCAGCGCTGCGGCTGTGCTGACTCTACTGGTCAACGACCCAGTGGGTCTGCTGTCTATCAGGTCCTGCAGAGTCCAGATGCTGTCAGACTGGTACACCATGCTGTACAACCCCAGCCCAGACTATGTCACAACTCTACACTGCACGCAGGAAGCAGTCTTTCCCCT GTACACTATGGTTTTGATCTACTACGCCTTCTGTCTGGTTTTCATGATGCTCCTGCGTCCACTCCTGGTCAAAAAGATTGCCTGTGGTCTGGGGAAATCTGACCGCTTCAAGAGCATCTACGCTGCTCTCTACTTCTTCCCTATCCTGACAGTCCTGCAAGCTGTGGGAGGCGGCCTCCTCT ATTATGCTTTTCCATACATTATTTTGGTGTTGTCCCTGGTTACCCTGGCAGTGTACATGTCAGCCTCAGAAATACAG TCTTTCAAGAATCTCATTGCCAAGAAGAAGAGGTTGGTGGTGCTCTTCAGTCATTGGCTCCTTCATGCTTATGGCATCATCTCCATCTCCCGATTGGATAAACTGGAGCAGGACCTGCCTCTATTGGCCCTGGTACCTGGACCTGCCCTCTTCTACCTTCTCACTGCCAGGTTCACTGAACCTAGCCGGATTCTGTCAGAAGGCGGCAACGGCCACTAG
- the LOC110497720 gene encoding JNK1/MAPK8-associated membrane protein isoform X3 has translation MSSTCPGLYCGKTLINGSFDGECGVCPRGERTSMQKICEKCTESPELYDWLYLGFMAMLPLVLHWFFIEWYSGKKSSSALFQHITALFECSAAAVLTLLVNDPVGLLSIRSCRVQMLSDWYTMLYNPSPDYVTTLHCTQEAVFPLYTMVLIYYAFCLVFMMLLRPLLVKKIACGLGKSDRFKSIYAALYFFPILTVLQAVGGGLLYYAFPYIILVLSLVTLAVYMSASEIQSFKNLIAKKKRLVVLFSHWLLHAYGIISISRLDKLEQDLPLLALVPGPALFYLLTARFTEPSRILSEGGNGH, from the exons ATGAGTTCAACTTGTCCGGGACTGTATTGCGGCAAGACGTTAATAAATGGCTCCTTTGATGGAGAATGTGGG GTATGtcccagaggagagaggactagcATGCAGAAGATCTGTGAGAAGTGTACAGAATCCCCTGAACTTTATGACTGGCTGTACCTGGGCTTCATGGCAATGCTGCCACTGGTTCTACACTGGTTCTTCATTGAGTGGTATTCTGGAAAGAAAAG CTCCAGTGCCCTCTTCCAACACATAACTGCCCTGTTTGAGTGCAGCGCTGCGGCTGTGCTGACTCTACTGGTCAACGACCCAGTGGGTCTGCTGTCTATCAGGTCCTGCAGAGTCCAGATGCTGTCAGACTGGTACACCATGCTGTACAACCCCAGCCCAGACTATGTCACAACTCTACACTGCACGCAGGAAGCAGTCTTTCCCCT GTACACTATGGTTTTGATCTACTACGCCTTCTGTCTGGTTTTCATGATGCTCCTGCGTCCACTCCTGGTCAAAAAGATTGCCTGTGGTCTGGGGAAATCTGACCGCTTCAAGAGCATCTACGCTGCTCTCTACTTCTTCCCTATCCTGACAGTCCTGCAAGCTGTGGGAGGCGGCCTCCTCT ATTATGCTTTTCCATACATTATTTTGGTGTTGTCCCTGGTTACCCTGGCAGTGTACATGTCAGCCTCAGAAATACAG TCTTTCAAGAATCTCATTGCCAAGAAGAAGAGGTTGGTGGTGCTCTTCAGTCATTGGCTCCTTCATGCTTATGGCATCATCTCCATCTCCCGATTGGATAAACTGGAGCAGGACCTGCCTCTATTGGCCCTGGTACCTGGACCTGCCCTCTTCTACCTTCTCACTGCCAGGTTCACTGAACCTAGCCGGATTCTGTCAGAAGGCGGCAACGGCCACTAG
- the LOC110497720 gene encoding JNK1/MAPK8-associated membrane protein isoform X2 produces MVAMSSTCPGLYCGKTLINGSFDGECGVCPRGERTSMQKICEKCTESPELYDWLYLGFMAMLPLVLHWFFIEWYSGKKSSSALFQHITALFECSAAAVLTLLVNDPVGLLSIRSCRVQMLSDWYTMLYNPSPDYVTTLHCTQEAVFPLYTMVLIYYAFCLVFMMLLRPLLVKKIACGLGKSDRFKSIYAALYFFPILTVLQAVGGGLLYYAFPYIILVLSLVTLAVYMSASEIQSFKNLIAKKKRLVVLFSHWLLHAYGIISISRLDKLEQDLPLLALVPGPALFYLLTARFTEPSRILSEGGNGH; encoded by the exons ATGG TAGCTATGAGTTCAACTTGTCCGGGACTGTATTGCGGCAAGACGTTAATAAATGGCTCCTTTGATGGAGAATGTGGG GTATGtcccagaggagagaggactagcATGCAGAAGATCTGTGAGAAGTGTACAGAATCCCCTGAACTTTATGACTGGCTGTACCTGGGCTTCATGGCAATGCTGCCACTGGTTCTACACTGGTTCTTCATTGAGTGGTATTCTGGAAAGAAAAG CTCCAGTGCCCTCTTCCAACACATAACTGCCCTGTTTGAGTGCAGCGCTGCGGCTGTGCTGACTCTACTGGTCAACGACCCAGTGGGTCTGCTGTCTATCAGGTCCTGCAGAGTCCAGATGCTGTCAGACTGGTACACCATGCTGTACAACCCCAGCCCAGACTATGTCACAACTCTACACTGCACGCAGGAAGCAGTCTTTCCCCT GTACACTATGGTTTTGATCTACTACGCCTTCTGTCTGGTTTTCATGATGCTCCTGCGTCCACTCCTGGTCAAAAAGATTGCCTGTGGTCTGGGGAAATCTGACCGCTTCAAGAGCATCTACGCTGCTCTCTACTTCTTCCCTATCCTGACAGTCCTGCAAGCTGTGGGAGGCGGCCTCCTCT ATTATGCTTTTCCATACATTATTTTGGTGTTGTCCCTGGTTACCCTGGCAGTGTACATGTCAGCCTCAGAAATACAG TCTTTCAAGAATCTCATTGCCAAGAAGAAGAGGTTGGTGGTGCTCTTCAGTCATTGGCTCCTTCATGCTTATGGCATCATCTCCATCTCCCGATTGGATAAACTGGAGCAGGACCTGCCTCTATTGGCCCTGGTACCTGGACCTGCCCTCTTCTACCTTCTCACTGCCAGGTTCACTGAACCTAGCCGGATTCTGTCAGAAGGCGGCAACGGCCACTAG